The sequence CCTTTTGTGTTTCTGCTAACTGCATTATCAGAAGGCAGTCTTGTAGAAAGCATACTTTATGTATAAAGCTACACGGCTTGAGGCTCGTCGTAGGTCACTGTGAGGTTGTTGATCCAGCGTCGGCTCAAGTAGCGGTGCGAGCATATAGCTAACTTCACCACTTCTTCTACCAACATCAAACCATAGATGTATTTGAAATCCCATCCAGCGACAAACGCCCCATAAACACATACTGGAATACCCACCATCCACATCGCGATGAAATCCATTCGTAGGCAAAAAGCGTTATCACCACCAGCACGAATAATACCGTTAATGATCACCATGTTGAGCATACGAATCACCACTGCAAAACACATGATCATCATTGCTGGCGAAGCAAGCGGGTACAATGCATCTGTAGAAAGGTTTAACCATGATAGAACATGCTCTTTACCCATAAACAGTAGCAAGCCAACGACAGCGCCAAAGCCAACGACGGCTTTAATGAATGTTAGGCCCATGCTCATAGCATCATCAAATTCATCACGACCCAGCGAATGGCCAAGTAATACTGAACACGCTACGGAGATACCAAAGAAGATCGAGTAACACAGCGATTCGAACGGAGCGAGCATCGAGAACACCGCAAGCTCTGTCGTGCCCATGTGACCAAAGATCATTTGATATGCCATTGTGCCCATTGCCCACAACACGGCATTCATCGTCAACGGTAAAGCAATACGACGGTACGACAACCACAATGACGGGCGATGCGGTGAGCTTGGGGTGGTTAGCAGCCAGTGTTTACGCACACGCATGTAGCTATACATCAAGCCCACTTGAATCAATCGCGCTAAGGTTGTCGCCAATGCCGCACCTGCAACACCCATTGCTGGAATGCCGAAAGCCCCTTTAATTAGAACGAAGTTAAGCGCAATGTTGAGTGCAATAGTAATACCACCTAACAATAGTGGAGTTACGGTGTCACCTGATGAGCGCATGCTAGCTTCTACCACGACAACAATGTGAGTCAGCAGCAGAACAGGGAAGCCATACCATAGGTAAGTCGCGCCAAGTTCAATCACGGTTTGATCGCTAGTTTGCAACATCATTAAAAACTGAGAACCAAGAGTGATGATTGCTGTAACAGGCAGCAAAACTTTTAAACCAAACACCATCGCGATAGATGACACTGTGCGCGCGCTTTTATGGTCGTTCTTTCCCCAATATTGAGCGACTAATGTTCCGTTTGCTGAGGCCAACCCTGCCATAATCATAATAGCAACGAAGTGCCATTTTGATGCAATTCCCACAGCGGCAGCTGCTTCCATGCCAAAGTCACTAACCATCAAGACGTCAGCAAGAGCAAGAATAGCAACCAGCGCACTTTGCAAAGCAACAGGCAAACCAAGTTTAATGATACGAGGTAATATGCTCTCTGGCTTGTTATTCATAGATGAGTTAGGGTTGATGTTAGTTGTCATAAGCTCTCCGATTTATGGCAGAACTATAGTGATTTGAGTGAAGTAACAACATGTTTAAAAAACAACAAAACCTGTGCGAATCCGTCATTGATGCCATGGAGGCTAAATCAACGTGGCAAGATGATGTTTTTCTCGCGGAACATTGCAAAGAACGTTTTTTGACCGTTGAAGATATCCCAGAGATGAAAAGCTTTGGTGTCTATATGGGCGGTATGGCAAAACTATACGATGGTTATTGGGTTGAGCGAGAATCCGTTAATGTTCATACGTTGATTTTCACTATGGAAGGTGGCGGCATTCTAACAACCACGACATCAGTACAAGCGATTACACCGTATACGCTGGTGGTTCTTCCTGCCGGAACCCCATTTCGTTTTGAACTCGATCCGCAATATAACTATTGGAAAATGGCGTGGATGTTGACCCCCGACACTCAGCAATGGTTGCACATCGCAAGTCTAGGTCAGGGGATTGTACCGTTCGGAGAGTGTGAACAGGTTTGGTCGCTAATGAACTTGGTTTACTTTGAGATAGGGGGCCGAGCCAGTTACCGTAAGTTACTCTTGAGTGAAATAGTCCGAACGTTGACGGGGTTTGAACCTAAATCAACAAGCACCACCGCTCGTGTTCAAGCGCTCTATAATGAAATTGAAAGTAGTCTGCATCAACCATGGACAGTAGCTGGTATGGCTCAAAGGGTGTTTATCAGCGAAGAGCAGCTTAATCGAGTTACCAAAACGCTCTTCGACCTATCCCCACGCAGCAAGTTGATTCAACTACGAATGGATAAAGCGACCAGTTTGTTAAAATACCAAGATTGGTCGGTGTCGATGATTGCCAACCGTTTGGGTTACAAAGATCCTTATAACTTCTCACATCGCTTTAAAAAGCATTTTGGTTTATCTCCAAGCCAATACCGTAAAAGCCATCGACTTCCCGGGTAGAGTTGGTTGTCCACTAAAAATTCGTTTTTTAGAACAATTCCACAAGATCAATTTTGCAGTAAATGTACGGTATTAAGTGATCTATCAATTTAGTATTTTTGTACCATTCGATAATATTGGAAATATCTTAAAAGACGACTGCTTATGAAACGTGAGGAATCCATACCAAAAATAGCGAATCACGTAGACGATTTTAAACTTCCGTCTAAGTGGGTTCTAAATAAAAAAGAGTTTCAATCTGGTACGAGGATCGTCCGGAAGCAGGAGTGTGGCTCGATAATAGGGACGCTTTCAGAGCCTCATCGTAAGGTTCTTTTTTACTTGTATCAAAATAAAGGACATGTGATCAGTAAGCGAGTTTTGAAGCGTGTAGGTTGGGCGGCTAAAGCCGTGACATCAGCTTCAGTATTGGTTGCTATCTACGAGATAAGAAGGATCTTAGACTGTCGTTGTATAAAAACGGTTTCCAACGAAGGTTATGTACTGGAGGATTAATTACCCTTTATTGATATCCTGTTCATATATTAATAATAAAAATTTAATCTCTTTACCGTATACACTGCTTTCATTATCTTCGATTTTAAACGTCCACTTATAAGCGACGTTATACAAAAATGACTGAATTTAACTTTGTTGCTGGCTATATCGTAAGGGAATTGTATAAAAATGGACGCCTATCCTGTAATAGATACTCACCACTCTGAACACAACGTAATACTTGAACTCAACGGAAAAATAGTTGAACTCGACACCAAACTTATTCGCAATGTTGAAAATGGCTATGTTCTGGCTACCATGCCTTTAGCGTATCGTAAGATTATTCTGTTTATGAATCAAAACCGAGGGAAATTGTTCAGTGTCGGGTAATTGAAGAAGATTGGCTGGGAGAATGGGTCAGTCACTAACTCGTCAGTGATTGTTGCGATATCTGAGATCAGATCACTATTCGGGGATGGCCTAATCATTACCATTACTGGTGAAGGCTACATATTTCAGCCTTAACCTGAAGAGCACCTCGATTGTTATTATTGATACTTTTTGTCGATTTTTGCTCAGAAGTCATCAAACAAAAAGAGCTCTTCGTTAGACGGAAAGTCATAACTAAGAGCTCTAGAGGCAACTATCCTACCTGAGGAGGATAGTTGCCATTCGAACTTACTCGCCTGCAATCTGTAGAGGAGAGCGTTTTAAGCTAGCAATCAACATGTAGATCGTTGTAGCGAGTAAAGACGCGAACAGGTAAGTGAATAATCCCGCTTGTGAATCCATAAAGCTATCTGCAACCAATGGTCCTGCGACTGAACCGATGCTGTAACACAACAGCATAACCTGAGTCACTGACACTAGATAGCTTGGGTCTAAGTTACGACAACCTAAGTTAATCGCAATTGGGTAAAGTGCGAATGTTGCCATGCCCAGTACGAATAGGCTCATGCCTAGTACGTAGAAATCATGGTTTATCGTTAGTACACCAATGCTTGCAACCCCTAGTAGGCTGAACAGAGTCATTAATAACACTTGTCCTATGTGGTGAGATAACCATGTCACCATCGGCTGAACAGCCATACCACCCATAATTACTAACGCCATCAAACCACCAATATCTTGGTGTGCGATGTTGCGCTGAGCCAGTTCTACCGGCATCAAGCCATAAATAGAACCAAGTGTTAGCCCCGATACAATACAACCAATTAGTGCGCTGTGGCTCAGTTTGCTGATTTGCTTCAGTGATAGAGACTTAGCATCGTGAATTTGTGGTGCTGTCGCTTGTCCGTACATCAACACAATAATTGCACCAAACAACAAGGTGAACATTGCGATGAAAGGCACGCCGCCTGTAATACCAAGGTATCCAATGCCAAGTTGACCAACGGCAGAGCCGCCGTATAGCGAACACATGTAAACGCCTAAGCGTTTCGCGCGCTGAGATTCGTCACCGCTCATTAACCAAGACTCTACAATCACGAAGATACCTGCAACCGCTACACCAGCGACAAAGCGGGCTAATAACCATACCGCTTGATGTGGGATGAGTGGTAACACAAGGATCGTTGCGATAAAAATAGCCAGAGCGATAACAAACGCATCTCTGTGACCAACACGTGCAATCGCACGTTCAATCAATAACGTACCGG comes from Vibrio syngnathi and encodes:
- a CDS encoding MATE family efflux transporter; translated protein: MTTNINPNSSMNNKPESILPRIIKLGLPVALQSALVAILALADVLMVSDFGMEAAAAVGIASKWHFVAIMIMAGLASANGTLVAQYWGKNDHKSARTVSSIAMVFGLKVLLPVTAIITLGSQFLMMLQTSDQTVIELGATYLWYGFPVLLLTHIVVVVEASMRSSGDTVTPLLLGGITIALNIALNFVLIKGAFGIPAMGVAGAALATTLARLIQVGLMYSYMRVRKHWLLTTPSSPHRPSLWLSYRRIALPLTMNAVLWAMGTMAYQMIFGHMGTTELAVFSMLAPFESLCYSIFFGISVACSVLLGHSLGRDEFDDAMSMGLTFIKAVVGFGAVVGLLLFMGKEHVLSWLNLSTDALYPLASPAMMIMCFAVVIRMLNMVIINGIIRAGGDNAFCLRMDFIAMWMVGIPVCVYGAFVAGWDFKYIYGLMLVEEVVKLAICSHRYLSRRWINNLTVTYDEPQAV
- a CDS encoding helix-turn-helix domain-containing protein, with the translated sequence MFKKQQNLCESVIDAMEAKSTWQDDVFLAEHCKERFLTVEDIPEMKSFGVYMGGMAKLYDGYWVERESVNVHTLIFTMEGGGILTTTTSVQAITPYTLVVLPAGTPFRFELDPQYNYWKMAWMLTPDTQQWLHIASLGQGIVPFGECEQVWSLMNLVYFEIGGRASYRKLLLSEIVRTLTGFEPKSTSTTARVQALYNEIESSLHQPWTVAGMAQRVFISEEQLNRVTKTLFDLSPRSKLIQLRMDKATSLLKYQDWSVSMIANRLGYKDPYNFSHRFKKHFGLSPSQYRKSHRLPG
- a CDS encoding winged helix-turn-helix domain-containing protein, whose protein sequence is MKREESIPKIANHVDDFKLPSKWVLNKKEFQSGTRIVRKQECGSIIGTLSEPHRKVLFYLYQNKGHVISKRVLKRVGWAAKAVTSASVLVAIYEIRRILDCRCIKTVSNEGYVLED
- a CDS encoding MFS transporter; protein product: MDSIQPTTRITVPVIALSFYAIASGYLMSSLPLMLSEYGLDKNLSSWLASAFYAGLLAGTLLIERAIARVGHRDAFVIALAIFIATILVLPLIPHQAVWLLARFVAGVAVAGIFVIVESWLMSGDESQRAKRLGVYMCSLYGGSAVGQLGIGYLGITGGVPFIAMFTLLFGAIIVLMYGQATAPQIHDAKSLSLKQISKLSHSALIGCIVSGLTLGSIYGLMPVELAQRNIAHQDIGGLMALVIMGGMAVQPMVTWLSHHIGQVLLMTLFSLLGVASIGVLTINHDFYVLGMSLFVLGMATFALYPIAINLGCRNLDPSYLVSVTQVMLLCYSIGSVAGPLVADSFMDSQAGLFTYLFASLLATTIYMLIASLKRSPLQIAGE